In Sphingomonas sp. SUN019, one genomic interval encodes:
- a CDS encoding NAD(P)/FAD-dependent oxidoreductase: MSKPDTLETRQPVRRLDALVIGMGFGGMYALHRTRGMGLDVLGIEAGDDVGGTWYWNRYPGARCDVMSIDYSYSFSDEIQQEWTWSEQFSAQPEILSYARFVADKLDLKRDIRFETRATRVAYDDDACLWRVETDRGDRFEATYLLMATGPLSVPKPIDIPGADMFKGELHLSGKYPHRPVDLSGKRVAVIGTGSSGIQIVPVVAEQADHLYVFQRTPSFTLPMRNRPLDAAYVAHIKQHYPGLRAAARYSLTGGSRPMSSRPLFSIPPAEREELLEEAWAYGGLRFLGLFSDLLTNAEANEVVAEFVRGKIAEVVEDPDTARRLTPQGYPIFARRPCLDSGYYEAFNRDNVTLMDCLEDPITAFTETGIRTATREVAVDVVIAATGYDALTGAMLSIDITGKNGRSLKEKWADGGRSYLGLAMEGFPNLFIIAGANGPSALANFILLNEQNVDWICDCIDHLRTNGLRAIEADGAAEDRWMRKVTELGARSLYPTANTWYTGANVPGKPRTFPVYIGGLGRYREICTDAATDGYAGFHIV; the protein is encoded by the coding sequence ATGAGCAAGCCCGACACTTTGGAAACCCGGCAGCCGGTCCGGCGGCTCGACGCGCTGGTGATCGGGATGGGCTTCGGGGGCATGTACGCGCTGCATCGCACCCGCGGCATGGGGCTCGACGTGCTGGGAATCGAGGCTGGCGACGATGTCGGCGGCACCTGGTACTGGAACCGCTATCCCGGCGCGCGCTGCGACGTAATGAGCATCGATTACAGCTATTCCTTCTCCGACGAGATCCAGCAGGAATGGACTTGGTCCGAACAATTCTCCGCGCAGCCCGAAATCCTCTCCTACGCGCGATTCGTGGCCGACAAGCTCGACCTCAAACGCGACATCCGCTTCGAAACGCGCGCGACCCGCGTCGCCTATGACGACGACGCGTGCCTGTGGCGCGTGGAGACCGACCGCGGCGACCGGTTCGAGGCGACGTACCTCCTGATGGCGACCGGCCCGCTGTCGGTGCCCAAGCCGATCGACATCCCCGGCGCGGACATGTTCAAGGGCGAGCTCCACTTGTCGGGCAAATACCCGCACCGGCCGGTCGACCTTTCCGGCAAGCGGGTCGCAGTGATCGGCACCGGATCGTCGGGCATTCAGATCGTCCCCGTCGTCGCCGAACAGGCCGACCACCTCTACGTCTTTCAGCGCACGCCCAGCTTCACGCTGCCGATGCGCAACCGCCCGCTAGACGCCGCCTATGTCGCGCACATCAAGCAACATTATCCCGGCCTGCGCGCCGCCGCGCGATATTCGCTGACCGGTGGGTCGCGGCCGATGTCCAGCCGCCCGCTGTTCAGCATCCCGCCCGCCGAACGCGAGGAACTGCTGGAAGAGGCATGGGCCTATGGCGGCCTGCGTTTCCTCGGGTTGTTCTCGGACCTGCTCACCAACGCCGAAGCGAATGAAGTCGTCGCCGAATTCGTGCGCGGCAAGATCGCCGAGGTGGTCGAAGACCCCGACACCGCGCGCCGCCTGACGCCGCAGGGCTACCCGATTTTCGCGCGCCGCCCGTGCCTCGACAGCGGCTATTACGAGGCGTTCAACCGCGACAACGTGACGCTGATGGACTGTCTCGAAGACCCGATCACCGCCTTCACCGAAACCGGCATCCGCACCGCCACGCGCGAAGTCGCGGTCGACGTCGTCATCGCCGCGACCGGCTATGACGCGCTGACCGGCGCGATGCTGTCGATCGACATCACCGGCAAGAACGGCCGCAGCCTGAAAGAGAAATGGGCCGACGGCGGCCGCTCCTATCTCGGCCTCGCGATGGAGGGCTTTCCGAACCTGTTTATCATCGCTGGCGCGAACGGACCGTCCGCGCTCGCCAACTTCATCCTGCTGAACGAACAGAATGTCGACTGGATCTGCGACTGCATCGACCATCTGCGAACCAACGGCCTGCGCGCGATCGAGGCGGACGGCGCCGCAGAGGATCGCTGGATGCGCAAGGTGACCGAACTCGGCGCACGCTCGCTCTATCCGACCGCCAACACCTGGTACACCGGCGCGAACGTCCCCGGAAAGCCGCGCACCTTCCCGGTCTATATCGGTGGATTGGGCCGGTATCGCGAGATCTGCACGGATGCGGCGACCGATGGATATGCCGGCTTCCACATCGTCTGA
- a CDS encoding formylglycine-generating enzyme family protein, which yields MTVAKAPAVTPRDDHPVACISWNDATAYAAWLSKKTGKAYRLPSEGEWEYAARAGSTTARFWGGDRDRACQYSNIGDRTAQSAFAWRDDPQYEFICTDGHAAYAPVGSFKPNAFGLHDTQGNVYEWTADCFNETNDRQPADGSARVLDDCAQRSLRGGGFGYYPHYERTSFRIGTKPGYHSFLLGFRLVRDL from the coding sequence GTGACCGTCGCGAAAGCTCCGGCGGTGACGCCGCGCGACGATCATCCGGTCGCCTGTATTTCGTGGAACGACGCGACCGCTTATGCGGCATGGCTGTCGAAGAAGACCGGCAAGGCGTATCGCCTGCCCAGCGAAGGCGAATGGGAATATGCCGCCCGCGCCGGATCGACCACCGCGCGCTTCTGGGGCGGCGACCGCGACCGCGCGTGCCAATATTCGAACATCGGCGATCGCACCGCGCAAAGCGCGTTCGCGTGGCGTGACGACCCGCAGTACGAATTCATCTGCACCGACGGCCATGCGGCCTATGCCCCGGTCGGCAGCTTCAAGCCAAATGCGTTCGGCCTCCACGATACGCAGGGCAACGTTTATGAATGGACGGCAGACTGTTTCAACGAAACGAACGATCGCCAGCCTGCCGACGGCAGCGCGCGCGTGCTGGACGATTGCGCGCAGCGATCGCTGCGCGGTGGTGGTTTCGGCTATTATCCGCATTATGAGCGGACCAGTTTTCGCATCGGCACGAAGCCCGGCTACCACAGCTTCCTGCTCGGATTCAGGCTGGTGCGCGACTTGTAG